The Tissierellales bacterium genome contains the following window.
CGAAGAATTTACAAAAATTCAGATCGGTAGTATTAATTTTTATTGCAGTATTAAACATTGTTATAACTATACCTTTAGCACAAGGATTCGGTGGCATTGGTGCTGCAGTTGCTACTGCAATTTCATTAACAATAGGTAATACTATTATCATGAATATTTATTATCACCGCAGAATTGGAATTAATATGCTCCTATTTTGGAAGAATATTATTCTAATGTCTCTCCCAATGGTGCTTTCACTATTAATGGGTATTGGGATTAACTACATATTTAATTTTGAAAATGTGTTATTAATGTCGTTTAATATATTACTATACTCATTTACTTTTACAATTTTATTGTGGGTACTGGGATTAAATAAATATGAAAAAGAGTTATTTTCATCGATTATAATTAAATTTGG
Protein-coding sequences here:
- a CDS encoding polysaccharide biosynthesis C-terminal domain-containing protein — encoded protein: IILAYILTGFILFGQPFINLWAGSDYDNAYYITLIVMIPLTIPLFQNFGISILYAKNLQKFRSVVLIFIAVLNIVITIPLAQGFGGIGAAVATAISLTIGNTIIMNIYYHRRIGINMLLFWKNIILMSLPMVLSLLMGIGINYIFNFENVLLMSFNILLYSFTFTILLWVLGLNKYEKELFSSIIIKFGNLVLRR